In the Flavobacterium sp. J372 genome, one interval contains:
- a CDS encoding OstA-like protein encodes MKKLFFIILSFMTLSAFAQQKKPILIEHSDFIDMNQTEIPGAIVFTGNVTILHDGVRIKCNKAYHFKDENYAKLFGNVQMNQGDTLYMNSRYAEYNGNKKFAYATGNVMMRSTDMTLTTDTINFDRNIQQAYYNSYGTIVNGENTLRSKSGRSFLNQKKYQFTTAVTLTNPKYVLKSNHLDYYTNSGHAYVFGPSTITSKTDYIYTEKGFYDTKKNKAHLLTNSYIKYDTQIIRGDSLYYDRVKQFSSATRNVRVTDTVNKFKVTGHYAEVYRNKDSLMITKRALAATLVEQDTLYTHAKRLVVTGKPGSRIMRGYNNARFYKSDMNGKCDSIHSDEKRGLTQLIKKPVVWQGQNQMTGDIIHIIANTKTEKIDSLKVMGNAFIIQPDTIGTGYNQIKGKNLYGKFRDNKLYEVDMVGNAEKIIYMYDKTELFGIDKGVGSKIHLEIEDNKITTATLIKKIESQIYPDKELPQNVRKLRGFTWRGDEMIKSKDDIFPPEEQELHDKMMNASKKTRKKSTSLWIRCSKLWITIKRTRNQKLL; translated from the coding sequence TTGAAAAAACTATTTTTCATTATACTGAGTTTCATGACGCTGAGCGCCTTTGCCCAGCAGAAAAAGCCTATACTCATAGAGCATTCGGATTTTATTGACATGAACCAGACCGAGATTCCGGGAGCTATTGTGTTTACCGGAAATGTTACGATACTACATGACGGCGTTCGCATAAAGTGCAACAAAGCCTATCACTTTAAGGACGAGAACTACGCCAAGCTGTTTGGTAATGTGCAGATGAATCAGGGCGATACGCTGTATATGAACAGCCGCTATGCAGAATACAACGGTAACAAGAAGTTTGCTTATGCCACCGGTAATGTTATGATGCGTTCGACAGACATGACGCTGACTACAGACACTATCAACTTCGACAGGAATATACAGCAGGCATATTATAATAGTTACGGGACGATTGTAAATGGCGAAAACACGCTTAGGAGTAAGTCGGGTAGGTCTTTTCTCAACCAGAAAAAATACCAGTTCACAACCGCGGTAACGCTTACAAACCCTAAGTATGTACTGAAATCGAATCACCTTGATTATTACACCAATTCAGGGCACGCGTATGTTTTTGGGCCATCAACAATCACCAGTAAAACGGATTACATCTACACTGAGAAAGGCTTTTATGACACCAAAAAGAACAAGGCGCATTTACTCACGAATTCGTATATAAAATATGATACCCAAATAATCCGGGGTGATAGTTTATATTATGACAGGGTAAAGCAATTTTCGTCTGCAACCCGAAATGTGCGGGTTACAGATACCGTCAACAAGTTCAAGGTTACGGGACACTATGCAGAAGTTTACCGCAATAAAGACTCGCTAATGATAACCAAGCGCGCGCTGGCAGCAACATTAGTGGAGCAGGACACTTTGTATACACATGCTAAACGTCTTGTGGTAACAGGCAAACCCGGAAGCAGGATAATGCGGGGGTATAACAATGCAAGGTTCTATAAAAGTGATATGAATGGCAAATGTGATTCCATCCATAGCGACGAGAAGCGCGGGCTTACGCAGCTTATAAAAAAACCCGTAGTATGGCAGGGCCAAAACCAGATGACGGGCGACATCATCCATATTATAGCCAATACCAAAACAGAGAAGATTGATTCGCTTAAGGTTATGGGTAATGCATTCATCATACAGCCCGATACAATCGGCACAGGGTATAACCAGATTAAAGGCAAAAACCTATATGGCAAATTCCGGGATAACAAGCTGTATGAAGTAGATATGGTAGGCAATGCTGAAAAAATTATCTACATGTATGATAAGACTGAGCTTTTCGGAATAGATAAAGGCGTTGGCAGTAAAATTCATCTGGAAATTGAAGATAACAAGATAACTACTGCTACACTTATCAAAAAAATAGAGAGCCAGATTTACCCTGACAAGGAATTGCCTCAAAACGTACGGAAGCTACGCGGCTTTACCTGGCGTGGTGATGAAATGATAAAAAGCAAGGATGACATTTTCCCACCTGAAGAGCAGGAATTGCATGATAAAATGATGAATGCCAGCAAAAAGACGCGAAAAAAGTCGACAAGCCTATGGATCCGCTGCAGCAAACTCTGGATTACGATAAAAAGAACCCGAAACCAAAAACTGCTGTAA